Part of the Brassica oleracea var. oleracea cultivar TO1000 chromosome C8, BOL, whole genome shotgun sequence genome is shown below.
CTGAGTCACACTCATTCCACCCACTCATAAACTGGACTTATGGTGGACTGTGAACTGGGACACCTGCTTGTAAGTTAGATGACTTGAAAAATAACCAAATGATGGTGTTGATAATATTCCTCAGCCCCTTTGGCAGCTTTTGTAAGGTAAAAAGGTGTATATTTTTGTTTGGAATACTAACTTCTTGAACTATCTAAAAAACAGTGATAGTACCAAAGCAAATGATCCAAAGTTATCATTTCCAGTTTCATCATCCATAAATATCATGAAATAGCAAACCACAATATTTTATACTAACAATAGTCGAAATTGACGGAACAATTGTATAGGCGAGATGATATTATACTCTATTGAAAGGTCCACATTTACAGTATTGGAGATGGTCTAAGTAGCTACTCATATGACTAAAGACAAAACATACCTTCTAAGTAGCTTTTCATACGACTAAAGACACAAAACAAAACAAAAAGCAACCAGTATGAGGACAGCCTCATGCTCTGATTCACGCTCGCTTGAGACAAATAACAAGCTTCAACCAACCTAATGAGATCTAAAGATTGTAGATGCTCTTCCAAAATCCCAAAAACAGAGGGCTTAACTGATTTAAAAGCAGATGTTTGCATTTGAACCGTTTGATCAGTGAGGATTCTAAGAACAAAAGAGCTTCATCATAAACAAATGTCACATAATGCATCCAGGTTTACTGAAGCTTGACAATAACAATTAACAAAAACAATATATAATATAAGAAAAAGGATTCTTCAATCTATTTACTCAGCTTCCTCAACAGAAGCTTCGATTCGAAGGAGAACGAATCCAACCGCAACGCCAACGAGAGTCAGAGCGTTCATGATTGCAGCAATCTTGAAAATCTCTCCGACTGCGTTACAGGTTGAGGTCAAGGCTCCTCCACGACTTGTGCGTCCTTTGAGAGACATCACGACGTTAGCAAAGCACTGTTCAGTGCAGACTGGTAATCCCATAGAGACAACCTTGTTGTTCTGTGCCTTGAGACCACCGTAAGAATTTAGTCCTCTTACGTAAGAAACTTTCATCTCCGATTTCATCTGTGCCTGTCCGGATTTGAACACAGCTCCCGTTCTTGTCCATGCAACCACCGCCGGCGCCGCTGCTGTAGCCATTCCTTTTTGCTGAAAATTACATTAGATTGTTTCAGGATATTCAATAATTAACAGGAGAGAAGA
Proteins encoded:
- the LOC106312396 gene encoding uncharacterized protein LOC106312396, producing the protein MATAAAPAVVAWTRTGAVFKSGQAQMKSEMKVSYVRGLNSYGGLKAQNNKVVSMGLPVCTEQCFANVVMSLKGRTSRGGALTSTCNAVGEIFKIAAIMNALTLVGVAVGFVLLRIEASVEEAE